A genomic segment from uncultured Fibrobacter sp. encodes:
- the rimI gene encoding ribosomal protein S18-alanine N-acetyltransferase — translation MSIRKMNSADIPAVLRIQAELAFQDWNERQYEQEIKAPYTYAVVYESEGAIEGYAVFHLLGADSELLSIAVSNNAQRKGIGTQLLHAGLSQLDLDKSDCCFLEVRENNIKARNFYEKHGFNLFGIRKKYYADGENAALYRTEGAQIG, via the coding sequence ATGTCCATTCGCAAAATGAATTCCGCCGACATTCCTGCCGTACTGAGGATTCAGGCCGAACTTGCGTTTCAAGACTGGAACGAGCGACAATACGAACAAGAAATCAAGGCGCCCTACACCTACGCCGTCGTCTACGAAAGCGAAGGCGCCATCGAAGGCTACGCCGTATTCCACTTGTTGGGCGCGGATTCCGAACTGCTTTCGATTGCGGTAAGCAACAACGCTCAGCGCAAGGGAATCGGCACGCAGCTTTTGCACGCAGGGCTTTCACAACTCGATTTAGACAAGTCCGACTGCTGTTTTCTAGAAGTCCGCGAGAACAACATCAAGGCCCGCAACTTCTACGAAAAGCACGGATTTAATTTGTTCGGAATTCGAAAGAAATATTACGCCGACGGCGAAAACGCGGCACTTTACCGCACCGAAGGAGCTCAAATTGGCTAA
- a CDS encoding NAD(P)-dependent oxidoreductase, with protein sequence MRVFVTGGTGFIGHYVVKALLEKGHEVVIATRHPNKVPTLKANSNVSFVECALTDFDLMAEGLQGCDACIHIALGWGDTPSTMLANDTRATVMLLENAAKAGCKKFIYTSSTAAMGRMRPSMREVTSNLPMDLYGATKAAGEAFVLGFTHGYGTQFPEVKMARNIIRPGYTFGNPAWPDGCSQPDRRFFAMAQAVKENRDINIIKNDGTQFIHASQQAKLYLSVLESDKNEEIFLGLGEVWMSWKEIAEMMVSMKPGCKSKIIETDLGWGDEPMLFDVSKIQEQFGLAFDAHEFMLDHVKWTYNQI encoded by the coding sequence ATGCGAGTATTCGTTACTGGTGGAACAGGGTTCATTGGACATTATGTGGTCAAGGCCCTTTTGGAAAAAGGTCACGAAGTCGTGATTGCGACCAGACACCCCAATAAAGTTCCGACACTCAAGGCTAATTCCAATGTTTCGTTCGTGGAATGCGCTTTGACAGATTTTGACCTGATGGCCGAAGGACTTCAGGGCTGCGATGCCTGCATTCATATTGCTCTTGGTTGGGGTGATACCCCGAGCACGATGCTTGCTAACGATACCCGTGCAACGGTGATGCTGCTTGAAAATGCAGCAAAGGCCGGTTGCAAGAAGTTTATTTATACGAGTAGCACGGCTGCTATGGGCCGTATGCGCCCTTCGATGCGCGAAGTGACGAGCAACTTGCCGATGGACCTTTACGGTGCCACCAAGGCCGCTGGTGAAGCCTTCGTGCTTGGTTTTACGCATGGTTATGGAACCCAGTTCCCCGAAGTCAAGATGGCCCGCAACATTATCCGCCCGGGTTATACGTTCGGCAATCCCGCGTGGCCCGATGGCTGCTCTCAGCCGGACCGTCGCTTTTTTGCGATGGCGCAGGCTGTCAAGGAAAACCGCGACATCAATATCATCAAGAATGACGGCACGCAGTTCATTCACGCAAGTCAGCAGGCAAAGCTTTATTTGAGCGTGCTGGAATCCGATAAGAACGAAGAAATCTTCCTCGGTCTTGGCGAAGTCTGGATGAGCTGGAAGGAAATTGCCGAAATGATGGTCTCGATGAAACCTGGTTGCAAATCCAAAATCATCGAAACTGACCTCGGTTGGGGCGACGAGCCCATGCTCTTTGACGTGAGCAAGATCCAGGAACAGTTCGGGCTCGCCTTTGACGCCCACGAGTTCATGCTGGATCACGTCAAGTGGACGTATAACCAGATTTAA
- a CDS encoding nicotinate-nicotinamide nucleotide adenylyltransferase yields MSDYKKNVAVLGGAFDPVHLDHIRVAKTCLQKGFCDEVWFMPSPDRWDKKLNASPEDRFAMLELAMEGDPRLILSDLEIEQGDFRGSYVFLCGLKEKFPDINFRLLTGADTYDGIPHWRDPMNFFGTNYNGHLLLRDIELIVFARNGYPKPDIVEHKAKGYADLLWLGPEQGFEGVYSSTAIRKALLCGEEPKGLHPKVYEYIKQHNLYRE; encoded by the coding sequence TTGTCTGATTATAAGAAGAATGTTGCTGTTTTAGGGGGAGCGTTCGATCCGGTTCATTTGGACCATATTAGGGTAGCAAAGACTTGTTTGCAAAAAGGATTTTGCGACGAGGTGTGGTTTATGCCGAGTCCCGACCGCTGGGACAAGAAGCTGAATGCGAGCCCCGAAGACCGCTTTGCCATGCTGGAACTCGCCATGGAAGGCGACCCGCGGCTGATTCTTTCGGACTTGGAAATTGAACAGGGCGACTTTCGTGGCTCGTACGTATTCTTGTGCGGACTCAAGGAAAAATTCCCGGACATCAACTTTCGCTTGCTGACGGGCGCCGATACGTATGACGGCATTCCGCATTGGCGCGACCCGATGAACTTTTTCGGTACGAATTACAATGGCCACTTGCTGTTGCGCGACATTGAGCTGATTGTTTTTGCGCGTAACGGTTACCCGAAGCCGGATATCGTGGAACACAAGGCGAAGGGCTATGCCGATTTGCTTTGGCTTGGGCCGGAGCAGGGCTTTGAAGGCGTGTATTCGAGTACCGCGATTCGCAAGGCTTTGCTGTGTGGCGAAGAACCCAAGGGCTTACACCCGAAGGTGTACGAGTATATAAAGCAACACAATTTGTATAGAGAATAA
- a CDS encoding DUF4258 domain-containing protein encodes MNIIISEHAKQRMDERGISEEQVRSFFDSNGPIVSWRISDLDSSVILVDTLFDGRKFRLAYNALTDTLITLFPRR; translated from the coding sequence ATGAACATAATAATTAGCGAACACGCAAAACAGAGAATGGACGAGAGAGGTATTTCCGAAGAACAGGTAAGGTCTTTCTTTGATTCCAATGGACCCATCGTATCTTGGAGAATATCTGATCTTGACAGCTCTGTGATTTTGGTAGATACTTTGTTTGATGGACGCAAATTTAGGTTGGCCTATAATGCGCTCACGGATACACTGATTACGCTTTTCCCGAGGAGGTAA
- a CDS encoding pseudouridine synthase, with the protein MSRAPSDMYFESVVQPEHEGWLLLDSLCKRFTYHSRELWGEKIANGFVAVNGETANLETIAHRGDKVVYHVTNYTEPEVPTDFKVVFEDDEFMLVAKPAGVPVHHTGHIFYNTFTAIVRRGTDYETATPMHRLDRDTGGLMLFAKYAESAARFQKNLDRILLKKFYMAVVRGDFPSELVDCTMPLREDPADRLRLRMHHFADGKPCHTRFRKVGEGQLSQPVAGESKYSVVEAELLTGRKHQIRAHLAELGYPILGDRLYSFDGVYYEKMSRSWSRDPSVDNSEEGLSAEDLAALGGKSQMLYAYKVEIQLPYWKEPRVFDCEEYPADMAVLVQNAKKNA; encoded by the coding sequence ATGTCGCGCGCCCCATCTGATATGTACTTTGAAAGCGTTGTGCAGCCGGAGCATGAAGGCTGGCTGTTGCTCGATTCGCTTTGCAAGCGCTTTACTTACCACAGTCGCGAACTGTGGGGCGAAAAGATTGCGAACGGCTTTGTGGCGGTAAACGGCGAAACTGCGAATCTGGAAACTATTGCGCATCGCGGCGACAAGGTGGTGTACCACGTAACGAACTACACCGAGCCCGAAGTTCCGACGGATTTTAAGGTCGTGTTCGAAGACGACGAATTCATGCTGGTGGCAAAGCCTGCAGGCGTGCCGGTGCACCATACGGGCCATATATTCTACAATACCTTTACGGCGATTGTGCGTCGTGGGACAGACTACGAGACCGCGACCCCCATGCATCGCCTGGACCGCGACACGGGCGGACTCATGTTGTTTGCGAAGTATGCGGAGTCGGCGGCAAGATTCCAGAAGAATCTGGACCGCATTTTGCTGAAAAAATTTTATATGGCAGTCGTGCGCGGGGACTTCCCGTCTGAACTTGTAGACTGCACGATGCCTTTGCGCGAAGACCCCGCGGACCGCTTGCGGCTCCGCATGCACCACTTTGCCGATGGCAAGCCCTGCCACACGCGCTTTAGAAAGGTGGGCGAGGGGCAGCTTTCGCAGCCGGTGGCAGGCGAGTCGAAGTACTCGGTGGTGGAGGCGGAACTCTTGACGGGCCGCAAGCACCAGATTCGTGCACACCTCGCTGAGCTCGGGTACCCGATTCTGGGCGACCGCTTATACAGCTTTGATGGCGTTTACTACGAGAAGATGTCTCGCTCCTGGTCGCGCGATCCTTCTGTCGACAATTCCGAAGAAGGCCTTAGCGCCGAAGACCTGGCGGCCCTCGGCGGCAAGTCGCAGATGCTTTATGCGTACAAGGTCGAAATCCAGTTGCCTTATTGGAAAGAACCGCGCGTTTTCGACTGCGAAGAGTACCCGGCAGACATGGCGGTGCTTGTCCAAAACGCTAAAAAGAATGCGTAA
- the tsaB gene encoding tRNA (adenosine(37)-N6)-threonylcarbamoyltransferase complex dimerization subunit type 1 TsaB: MTFDLFVDTSRKGISMALLESGAADPRYFESIDEAARGETASAMLDALLEKAGASLDQVTRVMVTLGPGSFSGLRTGVAFCEGLSFSGKRKLYGVSTLQALACFADAPENAAVVIRARKGYWYLRLANNESFIETAQVVDALKANPVKTVVVDEAALADEALPAVFKEIGATTVLDKGRPLSDWAKLFDSVTPSLMQEANYIQPSYFEKLH; encoded by the coding sequence ATGACCTTCGATTTATTCGTAGATACTTCGCGCAAGGGAATCTCGATGGCGCTCCTTGAATCGGGCGCCGCCGACCCCCGTTACTTTGAATCTATTGACGAGGCGGCGCGCGGTGAAACCGCATCTGCCATGCTCGACGCCCTGCTTGAAAAGGCCGGCGCCTCGCTTGACCAAGTCACGCGAGTCATGGTGACGCTCGGCCCGGGCTCTTTCAGCGGACTGCGCACGGGAGTCGCCTTTTGCGAAGGCTTAAGCTTTAGCGGCAAGCGCAAACTCTACGGCGTATCTACCCTGCAAGCCCTCGCCTGCTTTGCCGACGCGCCCGAAAATGCAGCCGTCGTCATCCGCGCCCGCAAAGGCTACTGGTACCTGCGTCTTGCCAACAACGAAAGCTTTATCGAAACCGCCCAAGTGGTCGACGCCCTCAAGGCAAATCCGGTAAAGACCGTCGTTGTAGACGAGGCCGCCCTCGCCGACGAAGCATTGCCCGCCGTATTCAAAGAAATCGGTGCTACAACGGTTCTCGACAAAGGCCGCCCGCTAAGCGATTGGGCAAAGCTCTTCGATTCGGTCACCCCGAGCTTGATGCAAGAAGCAAACTACATTCAACCGTCGTACTTTGAAAAATTGCACTGA
- a CDS encoding FISUMP domain-containing protein — MKIFKSVLVLSVLLTMLVACGDDSSSSVSPEPAGDYSSSSGNLQSSSSKGSKNSSSSVEKQKSSSSSVSGKNSSSSVVESSSSARNSSSSSAILFKQCEEGEQKIVVSEIDTGFVSCKEGKWVVDSIVDVVKPKVYPNMDSVFNPAVTYGSFKDPRDGKVYKTVQYYMEVQSGNTTVIDSFTVMTQNLNYADTIIDSTTTVFDDSKVEKRCYNDDPWYCDNYFGGLYTWSEALGLPKVCDSVGVADNSKCNVKLGDDAKVQGVCPEGWHVMNETEWKHFALPRGIDASYTMLSRAVWKDGKNTNSSGMSVLPYGDGSAMASDRNVAILWLPQEKQAKEDVGAMYVSLSDSYFSIAPSFKISAFPVRCVMDEGDTFVK, encoded by the coding sequence GTGAAGATTTTTAAAAGCGTTCTTGTCTTGTCCGTTCTCCTGACAATGCTTGTTGCATGCGGAGACGATTCTTCCTCTTCTGTTTCCCCAGAACCGGCCGGTGATTATTCGTCTTCGAGTGGTAATCTCCAATCCTCGTCATCTAAGGGTTCGAAAAATTCTAGTTCATCAGTAGAAAAGCAGAAATCCTCTTCTAGTTCTGTAAGCGGTAAGAATAGTAGTTCGTCGGTGGTCGAGTCGAGTAGTAGCGCGCGGAATTCTAGCAGCAGTTCTGCGATTTTGTTTAAACAATGTGAAGAAGGTGAACAAAAAATAGTTGTTTCTGAAATAGACACAGGATTTGTGAGTTGTAAAGAAGGCAAGTGGGTTGTTGATTCTATTGTGGATGTAGTAAAACCCAAGGTCTATCCGAATATGGATAGCGTGTTTAATCCGGCTGTGACTTATGGTTCTTTTAAAGATCCTCGTGATGGAAAGGTTTACAAAACGGTTCAATACTATATGGAGGTCCAAAGTGGCAACACTACTGTCATTGATTCTTTTACGGTGATGACTCAGAATCTGAATTACGCTGATACGATAATCGATAGTACAACGACTGTTTTTGACGATTCAAAAGTGGAAAAACGTTGTTACAACGATGATCCTTGGTATTGTGACAATTATTTTGGTGGACTTTATACTTGGAGTGAGGCTTTGGGGCTTCCTAAAGTGTGTGATAGTGTCGGTGTTGCTGATAACTCAAAATGCAATGTTAAACTTGGCGACGATGCCAAGGTGCAGGGAGTGTGTCCGGAAGGTTGGCATGTGATGAACGAAACCGAATGGAAACATTTTGCTTTACCACGAGGAATCGATGCTAGTTATACTATGTTGTCTCGTGCCGTATGGAAGGATGGAAAAAATACGAATTCCAGTGGGATGTCTGTGTTGCCTTATGGGGATGGATCGGCTATGGCTAGTGACAGAAATGTTGCCATATTGTGGTTGCCTCAGGAAAAACAGGCAAAAGAAGATGTTGGTGCAATGTATGTTAGTCTCTCTGATTCATATTTTAGTATAGCACCAAGTTTTAAGATTAGCGCTTTCCCAGTCCGTTGCGTAATGGATGAAGGCGACACGTTCGTTAAATAA
- a CDS encoding D-alanine--D-alanine ligase gives MARMRVLVLMGGPSTEHDVSVVSGTGVVRAMNPDRYNIHPVLIDKDGTWHWSSRELSPYQKDNFSVNYFRGLEGTAANCKKNPALSELPDADIAFLALHGKWGEDGHIQALLENWSIPYTGCGLLASALAMDKVKSKEIYKANGIPTPPYRVIWKHDFTGDTLVSVADELGFPLVIKDPLGGSSIGIGIAKDLDEAGKIAQNLFKDSNRLLCEKFIAGEEASCGYIEGEKPLPPTEMRMTTREYFDFEAKYNGECKEVTPAEFDPDLTARIQELVKNAHYALGGAGYSRTDVRITKDKQLFAIETNTLPGMTPTSLLPQQAACNGITYSQLIDLIIDKSLYIKR, from the coding sequence ATGGCTCGTATGCGCGTACTCGTTTTAATGGGTGGCCCGTCCACCGAACATGATGTTTCCGTTGTCAGTGGCACCGGCGTTGTTCGTGCCATGAACCCGGACCGTTACAACATCCACCCGGTACTTATTGACAAAGACGGCACCTGGCACTGGTCTTCCCGCGAACTTTCCCCCTACCAGAAGGACAACTTCTCGGTCAATTACTTCCGCGGTCTCGAAGGCACTGCCGCAAACTGCAAAAAGAACCCCGCCCTTTCTGAACTTCCCGACGCCGACATCGCATTCCTCGCCCTGCACGGCAAATGGGGCGAAGACGGTCACATTCAGGCTTTGCTTGAAAACTGGAGCATCCCCTACACCGGTTGCGGCCTGCTCGCTTCTGCCCTCGCCATGGACAAGGTGAAGTCCAAGGAAATCTACAAGGCCAACGGCATTCCGACTCCGCCGTACCGCGTGATTTGGAAGCACGACTTTACTGGCGACACGCTCGTATCTGTTGCTGACGAACTGGGATTCCCGCTGGTTATCAAGGACCCGCTGGGTGGTTCTTCTATCGGTATCGGTATCGCCAAGGACTTGGACGAAGCCGGCAAGATTGCCCAGAATTTGTTCAAGGATTCTAACCGCCTGCTCTGCGAAAAGTTCATCGCCGGCGAAGAAGCCAGCTGTGGCTATATCGAAGGCGAAAAGCCGCTTCCGCCGACCGAAATGCGCATGACCACACGCGAATACTTTGACTTTGAAGCCAAGTACAACGGCGAATGCAAGGAAGTCACTCCGGCCGAATTCGACCCGGATCTCACGGCCCGCATTCAGGAACTCGTGAAAAACGCCCACTACGCCTTGGGCGGTGCAGGCTACAGCCGTACCGACGTCCGCATCACCAAGGACAAGCAGCTGTTCGCTATCGAAACGAATACGCTCCCGGGCATGACTCCCACGTCGCTCTTGCCGCAGCAGGCTGCCTGCAACGGCATTACCTACAGCCAGCTGATTGACTTGATTATCGACAAGAGCCTCTACATCAAGCGTTAA
- a CDS encoding geranylgeranylglycerol-phosphate geranylgeranyltransferase, with protein MLLALVKMSRPVNIVIAMVTLVIGYYLLSALPTTTGGIEWFPLVLQALGFAFAIAFANIQNDIWDLDSDRLNRPERPLVSGKVSVAAARRAWIILLVLTIAAGLADSLMTKTNFTACIFFVLLSALLVAYNKWLKHIPLLKNMTVAFLCATPLILCLFYPTGLKESIESTLGISNKIGLLYPAMLFAILLTTAREIYKDLEDETGDLKAGIMTFPLIAGAPTARRLAGLICLFTWAILPLPVAQGYYPMLFLIITGIAFTPAVIAILVFANKRNYRNAQKLVKIAMFAGLISLVVSC; from the coding sequence ATGCTCCTAGCGCTCGTTAAAATGTCCCGGCCGGTGAATATCGTGATTGCGATGGTCACGCTTGTGATTGGCTACTACCTGCTTTCGGCGTTGCCTACAACGACGGGCGGTATCGAATGGTTTCCGCTTGTTTTGCAGGCGCTCGGTTTTGCATTTGCAATTGCCTTTGCAAACATCCAGAACGACATCTGGGACTTGGATAGCGACCGCCTGAATCGGCCGGAGCGTCCGCTGGTGAGCGGAAAGGTTTCGGTGGCAGCGGCGCGAAGGGCGTGGATTATTCTTCTCGTGCTCACGATTGCGGCGGGCCTTGCCGACAGCCTGATGACCAAGACGAACTTCACGGCTTGCATTTTCTTTGTGCTACTCAGCGCGCTTCTGGTCGCCTACAACAAGTGGCTCAAGCACATCCCGCTTTTAAAGAACATGACGGTTGCCTTCCTTTGCGCAACACCCCTGATTCTCTGCCTGTTCTACCCCACGGGCCTCAAGGAATCCATCGAATCGACGCTTGGAATTTCGAACAAAATCGGACTTCTCTACCCCGCGATGCTGTTCGCAATACTCCTCACGACCGCCCGCGAAATCTACAAGGACCTGGAAGACGAAACCGGCGACCTCAAGGCAGGCATCATGACGTTCCCGCTGATTGCAGGCGCCCCCACCGCAAGGCGCCTCGCCGGCCTCATTTGCCTTTTCACCTGGGCCATTTTACCGCTGCCTGTCGCGCAGGGTTACTACCCCATGCTCTTCTTGATTATCACCGGAATCGCCTTTACTCCCGCCGTCATCGCGATTCTCGTTTTTGCAAACAAGCGTAACTACCGAAACGCTCAAAAACTGGTGAAAATCGCCATGTTCGCAGGCCTTATCTCCCTCGTCGTGAGCTGTTAA
- a CDS encoding ElyC/SanA/YdcF family protein: MAKLPTKKEIQKKKIILSAVAAAFIFLIIVFYMVMTRSGHWLVDDDEFEHVKWAVVLDGQSADMERIDLAAELMASGKVDSVLILGRRILRNRSNAEFYLEDFMRLGNFDSNSVFIARHDDPSTIGEAYTIIPWLKKHNADTVLLITGAAATHRVKRIFNVLSGEAPVYLTVDIHHYQYNADAWYSNRESRKEWLRNWLSLAASYFDLLPAGNLSDADSFYYKPIVSAKEYEAEKNPIVDLQSLLPKVKEKLEEPVELPKDTVAKDTVVKDSTKKESSKPDKKEAEKKDSDKKDSDKKESDKKDSSKK; this comes from the coding sequence TTGGCTAAGCTACCCACCAAAAAAGAAATTCAGAAAAAGAAAATCATCCTAAGCGCTGTCGCAGCCGCTTTCATTTTCTTGATTATAGTCTTCTACATGGTCATGACGCGAAGCGGTCACTGGCTTGTTGACGACGATGAATTCGAACATGTAAAGTGGGCCGTGGTTTTAGACGGACAATCTGCCGACATGGAACGCATTGACCTTGCCGCAGAACTCATGGCCAGCGGAAAGGTAGACTCCGTGCTCATTCTCGGTCGTCGCATTCTTCGCAACCGCAGCAATGCCGAATTCTATCTCGAAGACTTTATGCGTCTCGGCAACTTCGACAGCAACTCCGTCTTTATCGCAAGACACGACGATCCTTCGACTATCGGCGAAGCCTACACCATTATCCCCTGGCTCAAGAAACACAACGCCGACACAGTGCTGCTGATTACAGGGGCCGCCGCAACACACCGCGTCAAGCGCATTTTCAATGTACTTTCTGGCGAGGCTCCGGTTTACCTGACCGTAGATATTCACCACTACCAGTATAACGCAGACGCTTGGTATTCTAACCGTGAATCCCGCAAGGAATGGCTCCGCAACTGGCTTTCGCTCGCCGCCTCTTATTTTGACTTACTTCCGGCAGGCAATCTCTCCGACGCCGATTCCTTCTACTACAAGCCCATTGTTTCGGCCAAGGAATACGAAGCAGAAAAGAATCCCATAGTCGATTTACAGTCGCTGCTTCCGAAGGTCAAGGAAAAACTGGAAGAACCGGTGGAACTCCCTAAAGATACCGTCGCAAAAGACACGGTCGTCAAGGACTCTACCAAAAAAGAATCCAGCAAACCCGATAAGAAAGAAGCCGAGAAAAAAGACAGCGACAAAAAGGATTCTGACAAAAAAGAATCCGATAAAAAAGATTCTAGCAAAAAGTAA
- the purF gene encoding amidophosphoribosyltransferase: MLDELHEECGVIGIYNGDTVVRNITMGLYALQHRGQESAGFAVTDGDKIRVRKSMGLVSTLLREHDINEFDGFAGIGHVRYSTTGASTLANAQPILVSCKWGQIAVAHNGNITNAAELRAEMEADGHIFQTTSDSEILLHEIARTEAADLGEAIKKAITKFTGSFCLVFISKDTMYVARDGFGFRPLSLARMGKAWCVASETCAFDLLGAHYIRDIQAGEFLTITKNGLHSERFVQKDRLAHCIFEYIYFSRPDSKIFEQSCDKVRRKMGKQLAKECPVDADIVISVPDSATTAALGYAQASGIRFEIGLLRNHYVGRTFIDPTQNVREQKVKLKFNPIEGVLKNKRVCVVEDSIVRGTTLKILSKMLRDAGALEVHIRIASPPVAHPCFFGMDFPSQGELAASSMTPPEIAKMLGVESLGYLSVEGMKECTGEGENYCAACFDNDYPDYIGIDTTKTRCG, from the coding sequence ATGCTCGACGAATTGCACGAAGAATGCGGCGTGATCGGCATTTACAATGGCGACACTGTCGTAAGGAATATTACCATGGGGCTTTACGCCCTGCAGCACCGCGGGCAGGAAAGTGCCGGATTCGCGGTCACCGACGGAGACAAGATTCGCGTCCGCAAGTCAATGGGACTTGTATCGACCCTTCTCCGAGAACACGACATCAACGAATTTGACGGATTTGCAGGCATTGGCCACGTCCGCTACAGCACCACAGGTGCTTCAACGCTTGCCAACGCGCAGCCGATTCTGGTGAGTTGCAAATGGGGCCAGATCGCAGTCGCCCACAACGGAAACATCACTAACGCCGCCGAGCTCCGTGCCGAAATGGAAGCCGACGGCCATATTTTTCAGACGACTTCCGATTCCGAAATTCTTCTGCATGAAATCGCGCGCACCGAGGCCGCCGACTTAGGCGAAGCCATCAAGAAGGCAATTACGAAATTCACCGGCAGTTTCTGCCTCGTTTTCATTAGCAAAGACACCATGTATGTGGCCCGCGACGGATTCGGATTCCGCCCGCTGTCGCTGGCCCGCATGGGAAAAGCCTGGTGCGTTGCCAGCGAAACTTGCGCCTTCGACTTGCTGGGCGCCCACTACATTCGCGACATCCAGGCCGGCGAATTCCTGACCATCACCAAGAACGGGCTGCATTCCGAACGCTTCGTGCAAAAGGATCGTCTCGCTCATTGCATTTTTGAATACATCTACTTTAGCCGCCCCGATTCCAAAATTTTCGAGCAGAGCTGCGACAAGGTCCGCCGCAAAATGGGCAAGCAGCTCGCCAAGGAATGCCCGGTGGATGCCGACATCGTGATCTCGGTGCCCGACAGCGCTACTACCGCCGCTCTCGGCTACGCCCAGGCCAGCGGCATCCGCTTTGAAATCGGCCTGCTCCGTAACCACTACGTGGGCCGTACCTTCATTGACCCCACGCAGAACGTGCGCGAACAGAAGGTCAAACTCAAGTTCAACCCCATCGAAGGCGTGCTCAAGAACAAGCGCGTCTGCGTCGTGGAAGATTCCATTGTGCGCGGCACCACGCTCAAGATCCTTTCCAAGATGCTGCGCGATGCCGGCGCTTTAGAAGTTCACATCCGCATTGCATCGCCTCCGGTGGCACACCCGTGCTTCTTCGGTATGGATTTCCCGAGCCAAGGCGAACTTGCAGCAAGCTCCATGACGCCGCCCGAAATCGCCAAGATGCTCGGCGTCGAAAGCCTCGGCTACCTGAGCGTTGAAGGCATGAAGGAATGTACCGGCGAAGGCGAAAACTACTGCGCCGCCTGCTTTGACAACGACTACCCCGACTACATCGGAATAGACACGACAAAGACCCGCTGCGGTTAA
- the rsgA gene encoding ribosome small subunit-dependent GTPase A, translated as MLNNEFDDEPEPLRRVKPTRRDHRSRRIDVMRELESGVVDERPVKERFSREFKNPRIKKIKDPLEKIDEKDCVEGLVVEVHRRTCEVRLPEEGTVTAMYRATTSKALGEFPAVGDRVLLGQVNEDEDSGEGVGSQKYCVVRVLPRKSELKRPGPRDSFRRKLTLAANVDQVVIVASVTQPEFNYGFMDRFLLAANLNNLPFVLVLTKMDLLPNGEADLNDDIRDFMSIVDKVIPVSVKTGVGLERLREELLGKSSVFSGQSGVGKSTLVNALVPGAELETGAVRERDGKGRHTTTSSSLFDFPGGGYVIDTPGIRSIGLADGDDDMDGETLAKIFPGFFEGDLFTCKYSNCKHLKEPGCSVRAAVESGKLSRARYASYLRILNSRN; from the coding sequence ATGCTAAATAACGAATTCGATGACGAACCGGAACCGCTCCGTCGCGTAAAGCCGACCCGCCGCGATCACCGCAGCAGGCGTATTGACGTGATGCGTGAATTGGAATCGGGCGTGGTAGACGAGCGCCCGGTCAAGGAGCGTTTCAGTCGCGAATTCAAGAATCCCCGCATCAAGAAAATCAAGGACCCGCTCGAAAAGATCGACGAGAAGGATTGCGTCGAGGGCTTGGTGGTCGAAGTGCATCGCCGCACTTGCGAAGTGCGCTTGCCGGAAGAAGGGACTGTCACGGCCATGTACCGTGCGACGACTTCGAAGGCGCTGGGGGAATTCCCGGCGGTGGGCGACCGCGTGCTTTTGGGACAGGTGAACGAAGACGAGGACAGCGGCGAAGGCGTTGGCTCGCAGAAGTATTGTGTGGTGCGAGTGCTCCCGCGAAAGAGCGAACTCAAGCGCCCCGGCCCTCGCGATAGCTTTAGACGTAAGCTCACCTTGGCAGCAAACGTTGACCAGGTGGTGATTGTCGCGAGCGTGACGCAGCCGGAATTCAACTACGGATTTATGGACCGCTTCTTGCTGGCGGCGAACCTGAATAACTTGCCGTTCGTGCTGGTGCTGACCAAGATGGACCTGCTGCCGAATGGCGAGGCCGACCTGAACGACGATATCCGCGACTTCATGAGCATTGTGGACAAGGTGATTCCCGTGAGCGTGAAGACGGGGGTGGGCCTGGAACGCCTGCGCGAGGAACTCCTGGGCAAGTCGTCTGTGTTCAGCGGACAGAGCGGCGTGGGCAAGTCAACGCTGGTGAATGCCTTGGTGCCGGGTGCGGAACTAGAAACGGGTGCCGTGCGTGAACGCGACGGAAAGGGTAGGCATACGACGACTTCTTCGAGCCTGTTCGATTTTCCGGGTGGCGGCTACGTGATTGATACGCCGGGGATCAGGAGCATTGGTCTTGCCGACGGTGACGATGACATGGACGGCGAGACTTTGGCGAAGATTTTCCCGGGATTTTTCGAGGGTGACTTGTTTACTTGCAAGTACAGCAATTGCAAGCACCTGAAGGAACCGGGTTGTTCTGTGCGCGCGGCGGTGGAATCGGGTAAGCTTTCGCGGGCCCGCTATGCGAGTTATTTGAGAATTTTGAATTCTAGGAATTAG